GCCAATCAGGCCAATCAATAAGACAAATGTAACTTGAACAGCGATCGCAGTCGTTTTCGTCTGTATTTTTCTAGCGATAAAATACATCAGCAATCCATATGCCACGAGGGAGATCATAGCGTGTCCCGATGGAAAGCTAAACCCCTCCGCATTAGCTGCTTCCAAAATACTTGGGCGTTCTCTTTGAACTAGATGTTTAATGCCTTTATTGGTGAGGTTGGCTAAAAGTGTGCCCCCGGCAAAGAAGATAGGCTGAATCCAATCGCGGTACATAAATACAAGGAAGATAGCCATGACAATTGTAAACGGAAACATAAAAAAATAGGAACCAAAGTTTGTCATAAAACGAAAAAATGAATATACAGGTGTCGATGCAACAACCTCTACTGGTCCGCGTGTCCATTGATCTATAAATGGCACTTGGTCTGAGACGAGCTCCGCTATCCATATCCCTGAAAGAATCAGCACAGGAATGAGTAAGAACCATCTCATTTGTGTACGTTTCATTCAGCATTCCTCCTGAAAGTAATCTCTTTCCATCATACCGCATCCACGTGTT
This sequence is a window from Lentibacillus sp. JNUCC-1. Protein-coding genes within it:
- a CDS encoding phosphatase PAP2 family protein, with protein sequence MKRTQMRWFLLIPVLILSGIWIAELVSDQVPFIDQWTRGPVEVVASTPVYSFFRFMTNFGSYFFMFPFTIVMAIFLVFMYRDWIQPIFFAGGTLLANLTNKGIKHLVQRERPSILEAANAEGFSFPSGHAMISLVAYGLLMYFIARKIQTKTTAIAVQVTFVLLIGLIGISRYFINVHYLTDVAAGFVFGYLIFLGLTHLYEHIEERRTQS